The Halorussus salinus genome contains a region encoding:
- a CDS encoding DNA methyltransferase: protein MVNEATATTDTDHFADSTPMKSGPASRQPPQVEFPLLHCIDWSFNDADTDEHVHGPHNYPAQMPPQIPRTLFQYFQLTGDLTRGDWVYDPFSGSGTTAVEARLAGLNSLSHDVNPFACELTQANAIPLDPSLLTVFRDRLLTGLQTELQNVRERHHADAEIAVQKPAVREGWFPYPQLYELCKIRDRITVLKAETPDAPVCDGIIRLFRVALAYTTRRVSYQRNGEFKRHRIADADRDDHDPDVFDIFTDQLSETIDALRTYTAIAPHTCTTTVLQTDSRKAEHLDPNSIDIVLTSPPYGDHATTVAYGQYSQDPAIVAWGRDYEEMRQVDKDGLGGKNEILEPLPTLEQWSPTLAETLDSLRKKDGRADDALDFFTDFYAVLEDVARVVKPGQPVVWVVGNRTMSRVPIPTHLITLELCNHLGFTHETTLARDIPDKTLPWENAPENLPGVTNELMASEYILLMRAPEATA from the coding sequence ATGGTCAACGAAGCCACCGCCACGACCGACACAGACCATTTCGCAGACAGTACACCGATGAAGTCCGGTCCGGCATCTCGCCAGCCTCCTCAAGTAGAGTTTCCGCTGCTGCATTGTATCGACTGGTCGTTCAACGATGCGGACACGGACGAGCATGTCCATGGTCCTCACAACTACCCCGCCCAAATGCCACCCCAAATCCCCCGTACGCTCTTTCAGTACTTCCAACTAACTGGCGATCTCACGCGTGGAGACTGGGTCTATGATCCATTTAGCGGGAGCGGGACCACTGCCGTCGAAGCACGACTCGCCGGACTCAACAGTCTCTCGCATGACGTGAACCCGTTCGCCTGTGAACTCACACAGGCGAACGCAATTCCGCTTGACCCGTCCTTGCTGACAGTCTTCCGAGATCGCCTCCTGACCGGTCTTCAAACAGAGCTTCAAAACGTCCGTGAGCGCCATCACGCTGATGCCGAAATAGCAGTCCAGAAACCCGCCGTTCGCGAAGGCTGGTTTCCATACCCGCAACTGTACGAATTGTGTAAAATCCGCGACCGGATCACCGTCCTCAAAGCCGAGACCCCGGACGCCCCCGTCTGTGACGGTATCATCCGTCTCTTCCGTGTGGCGCTCGCCTACACAACCCGTCGAGTCAGCTATCAGCGAAACGGAGAGTTCAAACGCCATCGGATTGCCGACGCGGACCGCGACGACCATGACCCCGATGTGTTCGACATCTTCACAGACCAACTCAGCGAGACCATCGACGCCCTGCGGACGTATACTGCCATCGCGCCCCACACGTGTACTACCACTGTCTTGCAGACCGATTCACGGAAAGCCGAGCATCTCGACCCGAACAGCATCGATATCGTGCTGACGTCGCCGCCATACGGTGATCACGCCACGACCGTTGCGTATGGTCAGTATTCACAAGATCCCGCCATCGTCGCGTGGGGTCGTGACTACGAGGAGATGCGACAAGTGGACAAGGATGGCTTAGGTGGCAAGAACGAAATCCTTGAACCGCTTCCCACGCTCGAACAGTGGTCGCCGACACTTGCGGAAACACTCGACAGCCTCCGGAAGAAAGATGGACGCGCCGACGACGCCCTTGATTTCTTCACTGACTTCTACGCAGTGCTAGAGGATGTCGCACGAGTTGTGAAACCCGGCCAGCCCGTCGTCTGGGTCGTTGGCAACCGAACAATGTCTCGAGTCCCCATCCCGACCCACCTCATCACGCTCGAACTCTGCAATCATCTTGGGTTCACACACGAGACTACGTTAGCACGGGATATCCCCGATAAAACGCTCCCGTGGGAGAACGCCCCGGAGAACCTCCCCGGCGTCACAAATGAATTGATGGCGAGCGAATACATCTTACTCATGCGAGCCCCAGAGGCTACCGCGTGA
- a CDS encoding Gfo/Idh/MocA family protein, whose translation MSVQIGFIGAGSIAETHAEALAPLDVDIVAVADVDTETRSAFAEEYDIGATYEDYQRMLDEEALDGGLVAVPNHLHADCAVACLEAGIHAFVEKPLAHTLEAGRRIARAEASSSATVFVGFTMTFKPTVESVKRRVDDDEFGDIYDVGIEYVRRRGIPQLGSWFTQKSKAGGGALIDCGVHLLALTLYILDYPEISTVSATTGTRFGDDPEYTYLNMWGGDPTPDRTCTVEDTVKALLRTRDGTSIRVDCAWASNREPRRSVQLLGDETGTTLGIHEEDATLFTTEYGDIVESTLQVADQDPFQAEWQYFNGVITGDRAHTRNTVEEGLAVQRILDAVYRSGDCEAEVSPRLPTGK comes from the coding sequence ATGAGTGTACAGATTGGCTTCATCGGCGCAGGGTCGATTGCGGAGACGCACGCAGAAGCGCTCGCTCCACTTGATGTGGACATCGTCGCGGTTGCAGATGTCGATACTGAGACTCGGAGTGCGTTCGCTGAGGAGTACGATATCGGTGCGACGTACGAGGATTACCAGCGGATGCTTGACGAGGAGGCTCTTGATGGAGGGTTGGTTGCGGTGCCGAATCACCTGCACGCCGACTGTGCAGTTGCATGCCTTGAGGCAGGGATTCATGCGTTCGTGGAGAAACCGTTAGCGCATACGTTGGAGGCGGGGCGGAGAATTGCCCGTGCAGAGGCAAGTAGTAGTGCCACTGTCTTCGTCGGGTTCACGATGACGTTCAAACCGACTGTTGAGTCAGTTAAGCGCCGTGTTGACGACGATGAGTTCGGCGATATCTACGACGTCGGTATCGAATACGTCCGTCGGCGTGGAATTCCCCAACTTGGCAGCTGGTTTACCCAGAAGTCGAAAGCGGGCGGCGGCGCACTCATCGACTGTGGCGTGCATCTCCTTGCCCTCACGCTCTACATACTGGACTATCCAGAAATCTCAACGGTGAGCGCTACGACTGGTACGCGTTTCGGGGACGACCCCGAGTATACATACCTCAATATGTGGGGTGGCGACCCGACACCTGACAGGACGTGTACGGTCGAAGATACGGTGAAGGCACTCCTCCGTACTCGTGACGGCACGAGTATTCGGGTTGATTGTGCGTGGGCGAGTAATCGTGAGCCGCGTCGCTCAGTCCAACTACTCGGTGATGAAACAGGAACGACGCTCGGCATACACGAGGAAGACGCAACCCTGTTTACTACCGAGTACGGCGATATTGTAGAGAGTACGCTCCAAGTAGCCGACCAAGACCCGTTCCAAGCAGAATGGCAGTACTTTAACGGGGTAATCACTGGAGATCGAGCGCATACGAGGAATACGGTTGAGGAGGGGCTTGCAGTCCAACGCATCCTCGATGCAGTCTATCGGAGCGGTGACTGCGAAGCGGAAGTTTCACCACGACTGCCTACTGGCAAGTGA
- a CDS encoding Gfo/Idh/MocA family protein, whose translation MTVRVGAIGLGTLGRIECRAYTELDDVEFVAGADVSADVRAEFRDTFDVPVYEDYQTMVSETDLDAVNIVTPHTLHYDQTIACLDAGLSVFLEKPMVTDLERAHSLVERVTDSDQLIQVGYQRHFDPRFTEIRRLIANGEIGRPHTANLYLGQDWIDVHEGSWRTNPELSGGGQLYDSGSHALDTLLWTLDAEPQTVAAVADAQTHDVDVNSALAMTLKTTAGNVTASVCLSGDGTNPAPEEGFIVFGTDGHLVYDTHGVTVITGDDRETRSIDAPDFETLVERKLGAFVEAVETGEPSPVPPEYGRKVTAVTEAAYEAIETGETVSVASTPREQSDPADASRNH comes from the coding sequence ATGACTGTTAGAGTTGGTGCAATTGGACTGGGGACGCTCGGCCGGATCGAGTGTCGAGCATATACCGAGCTTGATGATGTAGAGTTCGTCGCAGGTGCTGACGTCAGCGCGGACGTGCGTGCGGAGTTCCGAGATACCTTCGACGTACCGGTCTACGAAGACTACCAAACCATGGTGTCGGAAACGGATCTCGATGCAGTCAATATTGTTACTCCACATACGCTCCATTACGACCAGACCATTGCGTGCTTGGACGCTGGGCTAAGCGTCTTCCTGGAGAAACCGATGGTGACGGACCTCGAACGCGCTCACTCGCTCGTCGAACGTGTGACGGATAGCGATCAACTGATTCAGGTCGGGTATCAGCGACATTTCGATCCCCGGTTCACTGAAATTCGGCGACTCATCGCTAATGGCGAAATTGGGCGACCACATACCGCAAACCTCTATCTCGGCCAGGATTGGATTGATGTCCACGAGGGGAGTTGGCGAACAAATCCCGAACTATCCGGTGGCGGACAACTGTACGATTCCGGATCGCACGCCCTTGACACACTGCTCTGGACGCTTGATGCTGAACCCCAAACGGTTGCAGCGGTTGCAGACGCTCAAACCCATGACGTCGATGTAAATAGCGCGCTAGCGATGACGCTCAAAACGACAGCCGGGAATGTCACGGCGAGTGTCTGCCTCTCAGGTGACGGAACGAACCCGGCACCGGAGGAAGGATTCATCGTCTTTGGGACTGACGGCCACCTCGTCTACGATACCCATGGTGTGACGGTCATCACCGGCGACGACCGCGAAACTCGAAGTATCGACGCGCCGGACTTTGAGACGCTCGTTGAACGGAAACTCGGTGCGTTCGTGGAGGCTGTCGAGACTGGAGAACCATCACCGGTTCCACCCGAGTACGGACGAAAGGTGACTGCCGTTACTGAAGCAGCCTACGAAGCGATTGAGACCGGTGAAACAGTTTCCGTTGCCTCCACGCCGAGAGAGCAATCAGACCCGGCTGACGCATCCCGAAACCACTGA
- a CDS encoding PIG-L deacetylase family protein, with the protein MEVLAIVAHPDDADIFCGGTLAKHADRGDDVTIAHMTRGEYGGFDTTQRDVAETRTEEAEQAASTLGAETTFLGFKDGRITYSLENRLRVLECIRSHAPDLLITHFDDDMHPDHQTTSRLVTDAYYMASLPLVEIDQPPCDPDNIYYFGKPTSSFEPSVFVDISQYQSTKEAAIEAHESQVEFLDEHGGIDAEFDSLVEGVRAEARTLGKRTGAQYAEGFAPMHETTTAYLGEQ; encoded by the coding sequence ATGGAGGTACTTGCAATCGTTGCCCATCCGGATGATGCCGACATTTTCTGCGGGGGCACCCTCGCGAAACACGCTGACAGAGGTGACGACGTCACGATAGCGCACATGACTCGCGGAGAGTATGGCGGTTTCGACACTACCCAGCGTGACGTTGCTGAGACACGCACGGAAGAAGCCGAGCAAGCAGCGTCCACACTCGGCGCAGAGACAACGTTTCTCGGGTTCAAAGACGGCCGAATTACGTATTCACTAGAAAACCGGCTTCGAGTACTCGAATGCATCCGCAGCCACGCACCGGACCTCTTGATAACACATTTTGACGACGATATGCATCCGGACCATCAGACGACATCGCGACTTGTGACTGACGCCTACTACATGGCTTCGCTTCCGCTTGTCGAAATCGACCAACCGCCCTGTGATCCGGACAACATCTACTATTTTGGTAAACCAACCTCGTCGTTCGAGCCCTCCGTATTCGTTGACATCTCGCAGTACCAGTCAACCAAGGAGGCGGCAATCGAAGCCCATGAGTCACAGGTTGAGTTCCTTGACGAACACGGAGGAATCGACGCGGAGTTCGATAGCCTCGTCGAAGGAGTTCGAGCAGAAGCACGGACACTCGGGAAGCGAACAGGCGCTCAATACGCAGAAGGTTTCGCGCCGATGCACGAGACGACGACCGCTTACCTAGGTGAACAATGA
- a CDS encoding sugar phosphate isomerase/epimerase family protein: MTNAGIQLYSVRDLDVPLAEVLEQVAAAGYNGVEFAHRYADADTETITSALTELELDVVGAHVGMDALESDPDAVIDRYQPVDCQTFIVPHFPPKHFETASAVESLAARLNRVGEALEARGAEFVYHNQAHEFQPLANGETAFDRLIAHTNESVKFEFDVGGAITAGVDPTSILTEISNQTPLVHLKDVAAPNPSPETTQQSVLPGEGDVPLDEIATIAKELNTDWLVFEHDDPSSPTQALKRGGEVTTSLI; encoded by the coding sequence ATGACTAACGCCGGAATACAGTTATACAGTGTCCGGGACCTCGATGTCCCATTGGCGGAGGTACTCGAACAAGTTGCTGCAGCAGGATACAATGGTGTCGAGTTCGCCCATCGGTATGCCGACGCTGACACGGAAACCATTACTAGCGCACTTACCGAACTAGAACTTGACGTCGTCGGTGCACACGTCGGCATGGACGCGCTTGAGTCGGATCCAGACGCTGTCATCGACCGCTATCAGCCAGTCGATTGCCAGACGTTCATCGTCCCACACTTCCCCCCAAAACACTTTGAAACGGCATCGGCAGTCGAGTCATTGGCTGCCCGACTGAACAGAGTCGGAGAGGCACTTGAAGCGCGCGGTGCGGAGTTCGTCTATCATAATCAAGCTCATGAGTTCCAGCCGCTCGCTAACGGTGAAACCGCGTTCGACCGACTCATTGCCCACACGAATGAGTCAGTCAAGTTCGAATTTGACGTCGGTGGAGCTATCACAGCAGGTGTCGATCCAACGTCAATCCTCACGGAGATTAGTAATCAAACACCTCTCGTGCATCTCAAGGATGTTGCGGCACCCAACCCGAGTCCAGAAACAACACAGCAATCTGTCCTCCCCGGCGAAGGAGACGTTCCCCTCGACGAGATCGCGACTATAGCGAAGGAACTCAATACTGACTGGCTTGTCTTCGAGCATGATGATCCATCATCCCCAACCCAAGCACTCAAACGAGGCGGTGAAGTGACAACATCCCTCATCTAG